One segment of Patulibacter sp. SYSU D01012 DNA contains the following:
- a CDS encoding DUF1707 domain-containing protein, translating to MSDLPEPRPRGGTPALRASDADRHRTAELLQAAGADGRLTVAELDERLDAAYAAVTRDDLQALTLDLVPHDGGAPLPATSASGTTGAVVREGEDGDRWIVAVMSGNERSGRWRIGRRCTAVAVMGGNEIDLTRVEMAGRDVHLTVVDVMGGTEIRVPENVHVRVSKFAFMGGHDVQLGDAEVPPGAPTLHLHMYALMGGGSVRRGRPKRRDRG from the coding sequence ATGTCCGACCTGCCCGAGCCCCGGCCCCGCGGGGGCACCCCCGCGCTGCGCGCGTCCGACGCCGACCGGCACCGCACCGCCGAGCTGCTGCAGGCCGCGGGCGCGGACGGCCGGCTGACCGTCGCCGAGCTCGACGAGCGCCTGGACGCCGCCTACGCGGCCGTGACCCGCGACGACCTGCAGGCGCTGACGCTCGACCTGGTGCCGCACGACGGCGGGGCGCCCCTGCCGGCCACGTCGGCGTCCGGGACGACGGGCGCCGTCGTCCGCGAGGGGGAGGACGGCGACCGCTGGATCGTCGCGGTGATGAGCGGCAACGAGCGCAGCGGGCGGTGGCGGATCGGCCGGCGCTGCACGGCGGTGGCGGTGATGGGCGGCAACGAGATCGACCTGACGCGGGTCGAGATGGCCGGCCGCGACGTCCACCTGACGGTCGTCGACGTCATGGGCGGCACCGAGATCCGCGTGCCCGAGAACGTCCACGTGCGGGTGTCGAAGTTCGCCTTCATGGGCGGCCACGACGTCCAGCTGGGGGACGCCGAGGTCCCGCCGGGCGCCCCCACGCTGCACCTGCACATGTATGCGCTGATGGGCGGCGGGAGCGTGCGGCGCGGCCGTCCCAAGCGCCGCGACCGCGGCTGA
- a CDS encoding FAD:protein FMN transferase → MPAPAPAAAPPRHGLSFDAIGTRWRIDAAQPLDGVADDVAALVDRYDRTWSRFRPDSLVARMAREGGSHPLPPEGPALLTLLRRLHDATGGAVTPLVGGAMEHHGYDAAYSLTPRPGEPEVPAWDATVAHVGRRIELRRPVLLDVGAAGKGQLVDLVGALLTARGIADHVVDAGGDLRTAGPAPLRVALEQPGDPTRAIGVVELADAAIAASGIDRRAWADRHHVLDGRTGAPTRDVVATWAIAPTAMEADGLATALFFVPPERLERAFACTGVRVFADGRYERSAALPGELFA, encoded by the coding sequence ATGCCCGCCCCGGCACCCGCGGCCGCGCCGCCCCGCCACGGCCTGAGCTTCGACGCGATCGGGACGCGCTGGCGGATCGACGCCGCGCAGCCCCTCGACGGCGTGGCGGACGACGTCGCGGCCCTCGTCGACCGCTACGACCGCACGTGGTCGCGCTTCCGCCCCGACTCGCTCGTCGCGCGGATGGCGCGCGAGGGCGGCAGCCACCCGCTGCCGCCCGAGGGCCCCGCGCTCCTGACCCTGCTGCGCCGGCTGCACGACGCCACCGGCGGCGCCGTCACGCCGCTCGTCGGCGGCGCGATGGAGCACCACGGCTACGACGCCGCGTACTCGCTCACGCCGCGCCCGGGCGAGCCCGAGGTGCCCGCGTGGGACGCGACGGTCGCGCACGTCGGCCGGCGGATCGAGCTGCGCCGGCCCGTGCTCCTCGACGTCGGCGCCGCGGGCAAGGGGCAGCTCGTCGACCTGGTCGGCGCGCTGCTGACCGCGCGCGGGATCGCCGACCACGTCGTCGACGCGGGCGGCGACCTGCGCACCGCGGGCCCCGCGCCGCTGCGGGTGGCGCTGGAGCAGCCGGGCGACCCGACGCGCGCGATCGGCGTCGTCGAACTCGCGGACGCCGCGATCGCCGCCTCGGGGATCGACCGCCGCGCGTGGGCGGACCGGCACCACGTCCTCGACGGGCGCACCGGCGCGCCGACGCGCGACGTCGTGGCGACCTGGGCGATCGCGCCGACCGCGATGGAGGCCGACGGCCTGGCCACCGCGCTCTTCTTCGTGCCGCCGGAGCGGCTGGAGCGCGCGTTCGCGTGCACCGGCGTGCGCGTCTTCGCCGACGGGCGCTACGAGCGCTCCGCCGCCCTGCCCGGGGAGCTGTTCGCATGA
- a CDS encoding FAD-dependent oxidoreductase: MSAVAVPRPTLGAALAPVDRALGRVTMYRLVLLLLAALALVALAYAAAGTLPYAPGDMVASAAVALGVAYGANRLVAPLFRVRPHAESALITGLLLFFLFWPSAKSGDLLDLGLAALLATLSKYLLAWRGRHLLNPAAAGAAIVGVTQLGATVWWVGGKELLPFVLVAAVVVLYRTRRLAVGATFVVVAGAIVTVRLVDGGQGVGDALTTALQSYPIVFLAGFMLSEPLTLPPRRVQALLVAALVGVLFAVPWHVGGVTSTPELALVLGNVLAFAFARRTGVRLRFVERRPLGPSTAEYVFAVDRPVRFAAGQYTELALPHGRADRRGVRRVFTIASAPGDGRTVAFGVRESPAGGRGSSFKRTLSGLEPGAVVAATTVAGDFVLPRDPAVPLLLVAGGIGITPFVSQLREAGAGEGVARDVVLVVGLTPGEGVPYRDVLARSGARVVLVGPDAPGDLPAGWTHVDAPLLAEDVLRRAVPDAADRAAYVSGPPAMVDAVRGALRRIGVRRVRTDHFAGY; encoded by the coding sequence ATGAGCGCCGTCGCCGTCCCGCGCCCCACGCTGGGGGCCGCGCTCGCGCCCGTCGACCGGGCGCTCGGGCGCGTCACGATGTACCGGCTGGTCCTGCTGCTGCTCGCCGCGCTCGCCCTCGTCGCGCTGGCGTACGCCGCCGCCGGCACGCTCCCGTACGCGCCCGGCGACATGGTCGCCAGCGCCGCCGTCGCCCTGGGCGTCGCCTACGGCGCCAACCGCCTGGTCGCCCCGCTCTTCCGCGTGCGCCCGCACGCCGAGTCGGCGCTCATCACCGGCCTGCTGCTCTTCTTCCTCTTCTGGCCGTCCGCGAAGTCCGGCGACCTGCTGGACCTCGGCCTGGCCGCGCTGCTGGCGACGCTGTCCAAGTACCTGCTGGCGTGGCGCGGCCGCCACCTGCTGAACCCCGCGGCCGCGGGCGCCGCCATCGTCGGCGTCACGCAGCTCGGCGCGACCGTCTGGTGGGTCGGGGGCAAGGAGCTGCTGCCGTTCGTCCTCGTGGCCGCGGTCGTGGTGCTCTACCGCACCCGGCGGCTGGCGGTGGGCGCGACGTTCGTGGTGGTCGCCGGGGCGATCGTGACCGTCCGGCTGGTCGACGGCGGCCAGGGCGTCGGCGACGCGCTCACCACCGCGCTGCAGTCGTACCCGATCGTGTTCCTGGCCGGGTTCATGCTCTCCGAGCCGCTGACGCTGCCGCCGCGGCGCGTGCAGGCCCTGCTCGTCGCCGCGCTCGTGGGCGTGCTCTTCGCCGTCCCGTGGCACGTGGGCGGGGTGACGAGCACGCCGGAGCTGGCGCTCGTGCTGGGCAACGTGCTGGCGTTCGCGTTCGCGCGGCGCACCGGCGTGCGGCTGCGCTTCGTCGAGCGGCGGCCGCTGGGGCCGAGCACCGCGGAGTACGTGTTCGCCGTGGATCGGCCCGTGCGGTTCGCCGCCGGCCAGTACACCGAGCTGGCGCTGCCGCACGGCCGCGCCGACCGGCGCGGGGTCCGGCGCGTCTTCACGATCGCGTCCGCGCCCGGCGACGGCCGCACCGTGGCGTTCGGCGTGCGCGAGTCGCCGGCGGGCGGGCGGGGCAGCTCGTTCAAGCGCACGCTCTCGGGGCTGGAGCCCGGCGCCGTGGTGGCCGCGACCACCGTCGCCGGCGACTTCGTCCTGCCGCGGGACCCCGCGGTGCCGCTGCTGCTCGTCGCCGGCGGCATCGGCATCACGCCGTTCGTCTCGCAGCTGCGCGAGGCGGGGGCGGGGGAGGGCGTCGCCCGCGACGTCGTGCTCGTCGTCGGCCTGACCCCCGGCGAGGGGGTCCCGTACCGCGACGTCCTCGCGCGCAGCGGCGCGCGGGTCGTCCTCGTCGGCCCGGACGCGCCCGGCGACCTGCCCGCGGGGTGGACGCACGTGGACGCGCCGCTGCTCGCCGAGGACGTGCTGCGCCGCGCCGTCCCGGACGCCGCGGACCGCGCGGCCTACGTCTCCGGGCCGCCCGCGATGGTCGACGCCGTGCGCGGCGCGCTGCGTCGGATCGGGGTGCGGCGCGTGCGCACGGACCACTTCGCCGGCTACTGA
- a CDS encoding universal stress protein → MSTHLVVGHDGGAGGADALALALHLSDLLGPEPARLTVASVYPTAVGTLRLGVPTDYDAALREDAEERLAPARAALAGRDDVELLAVPGGSPARALHELARERGATAIVVGRSHTTAVSRPFIGSVTEQTLHAAPCPVAVAPRGYAEAAPAAGVVAVAYDGSPDARHALGTAAGMARGTGRTVRIVEVVERVPLAVGSIVDPYPFAAVRAEAHGELAQAVELAGDVPTDPCLLEGPTTEVLGAIDDVELLVLGSRGFGPVERVLLGSVSTRVARHAAAPLLVLPHVAA, encoded by the coding sequence ATGAGCACGCACCTCGTCGTCGGGCACGACGGCGGCGCCGGCGGCGCCGACGCCCTCGCCCTGGCCCTCCACCTGTCCGACCTGCTCGGGCCGGAGCCCGCGCGGCTCACCGTCGCGTCGGTCTACCCGACGGCGGTCGGCACCCTCCGCCTGGGCGTGCCGACGGACTACGACGCCGCGCTCCGCGAGGACGCCGAGGAGCGGCTGGCGCCCGCCCGTGCGGCGCTCGCCGGTCGCGACGACGTCGAGCTGCTCGCGGTGCCGGGCGGCTCGCCCGCGCGGGCCCTCCACGAGCTGGCCCGGGAGCGCGGGGCCACCGCGATCGTCGTGGGCCGCAGCCACACGACCGCCGTCAGCCGGCCGTTCATCGGCTCCGTCACGGAGCAGACGCTGCACGCCGCGCCGTGCCCGGTCGCCGTGGCGCCGCGCGGGTACGCCGAGGCCGCGCCGGCGGCCGGCGTCGTCGCGGTGGCGTACGACGGCAGCCCGGACGCCCGCCACGCCCTCGGAACCGCGGCCGGCATGGCCCGCGGGACGGGCCGGACGGTGCGGATCGTCGAGGTCGTCGAGCGCGTCCCGCTCGCCGTCGGCAGCATCGTCGACCCGTACCCGTTCGCCGCCGTCCGCGCCGAGGCGCACGGCGAGCTGGCGCAGGCGGTCGAGCTCGCGGGCGACGTGCCGACCGACCCATGTCTGCTCGAGGGCCCGACCACCGAGGTGCTGGGCGCCATCGACGACGTCGAGCTGCTCGTCCTGGGGTCGCGCGGCTTCGGGCCGGTCGAGCGCGTCCTGCTCGGCAGCGTCTCGACGCGCGTGGCGCGCCACGCCGCCGCGCCGCTGCTCGTGCTGCCGCACGTCGCCGCCTGA
- a CDS encoding universal stress protein produces the protein MLERIVTGFVDTPGGHDALALAAGLADLARGSELTVARVCGYEPAPDGLPPGAAHRELLAAAELELAAARVRWGARPGTSFTACLGVSPAEGLHRLAEELDASALVVGVSARAARVRVGSATEQTLHGSPCAVGVAPPGLATAGWRPRTVAVACHGSDDAVRAVGLGAELAQAAGARLVLAGVAEQPVWWGGYPDLAEVRDVRELTARGLRAVRDRVPGAEAAELRVLDGDPASALTVLGDEVELLVLGSRGHGPVRRVLLGSVSSRLVRRPRCPLLVVPRGARTGAHPARADG, from the coding sequence ATGCTCGAACGGATCGTCACCGGCTTCGTCGACACGCCCGGGGGGCACGACGCCCTGGCGCTCGCCGCCGGTCTGGCCGACCTGGCCCGCGGGTCGGAGCTGACCGTCGCGCGGGTGTGCGGGTACGAGCCCGCGCCGGACGGGCTGCCGCCGGGGGCCGCCCACCGCGAGCTGCTCGCCGCCGCGGAGCTCGAGCTCGCGGCCGCCCGGGTCCGCTGGGGCGCGCGGCCAGGGACGTCGTTCACCGCGTGCCTCGGCGTGTCGCCCGCCGAAGGCCTGCACCGCCTGGCGGAGGAGCTGGACGCGTCGGCGCTCGTCGTCGGCGTCAGCGCGCGCGCCGCGCGGGTGCGCGTGGGCAGCGCCACCGAGCAGACGCTGCACGGCAGCCCGTGCGCGGTCGGCGTCGCCCCGCCGGGGCTGGCGACGGCGGGGTGGCGGCCGCGGACGGTGGCGGTGGCCTGCCACGGATCGGACGACGCGGTCCGCGCCGTCGGGCTCGGCGCGGAGCTGGCGCAGGCCGCCGGCGCGCGGCTGGTGCTCGCCGGCGTCGCCGAGCAGCCGGTCTGGTGGGGCGGCTACCCCGACCTGGCCGAGGTGCGGGACGTGCGCGAGCTGACCGCGCGCGGCCTGCGGGCCGTCCGCGACCGGGTGCCCGGCGCCGAGGCCGCGGAGCTGCGCGTGCTGGACGGCGATCCCGCCAGCGCCCTCACCGTCCTGGGCGACGAGGTCGAGCTGCTCGTCCTCGGCTCGCGCGGCCACGGGCCCGTCCGCCGCGTCCTGCTCGGCAGCGTCTCGTCGCGGCTCGTCCGGCGCCCCCGGTGCCCGCTCCTCGTGGTGCCGCGTGGGGCGCGGACGGGCGCGCATCCCGCCCGCGCGGACGGCTGA
- a CDS encoding amino acid permease yields the protein MTPRKGARDAVPAPQLKRQMGLWMAVALVIGNMVGSGVFLLPASLAAAAGPVSILAWVFTGVGAMLLALVFSRLGRTFPRTGGPYAFSRRAFGDFVGFQTAWGYWIAAWAGNAAITVAMVGYLAVFWPALATNHLLAAVVGIAVIWFLTAMNSLGVRQGAQIQLVTTILKFVPLAIVAIVGLFFVDADNLTPFAPHGTWSALSAAAPLTMWAFIGLESATVAAEEVKDPERNIPRATIYGTLAATVVYLLSTVVVMGVIPAGTLASSTSPFADAAGVMFGGAWTKVVALVAIAATFGALNGWILLQGRVPLAAAQDGLFPAVFAKVHGKNQTPVVGLVISSALLSGLMLMNYTDGLVSAFTFVTLLATLTTLVPYAYSAAAQAHLLVTEPELFDRKHFARDLTVAAFAFLYSAWAIAGAGDDIVTKGFMLLLAGIPVYVGMKWMQHRAAAKHHEVLIGTPPADDPHALPPTPAAGSAAPAPATATATDPAGHAAGGTGALTA from the coding sequence ATGACACCCCGGAAGGGTGCGCGGGACGCGGTCCCCGCACCCCAGCTCAAGCGCCAGATGGGCCTGTGGATGGCCGTGGCGCTCGTCATCGGCAACATGGTCGGCTCTGGCGTCTTCCTGCTGCCGGCCTCGCTGGCCGCCGCGGCCGGCCCGGTCTCGATCCTCGCGTGGGTCTTCACCGGCGTCGGCGCGATGCTGCTCGCGCTCGTGTTCTCGCGGCTCGGCCGCACGTTCCCGCGCACGGGTGGCCCGTACGCCTTCAGCCGCCGCGCGTTCGGCGACTTCGTCGGCTTCCAGACGGCGTGGGGCTACTGGATCGCCGCCTGGGCCGGCAACGCGGCCATCACGGTCGCGATGGTCGGCTACCTGGCGGTCTTCTGGCCCGCGCTCGCGACGAACCACCTGCTCGCCGCCGTCGTCGGCATCGCGGTCATCTGGTTCCTGACCGCCATGAACTCGCTCGGCGTCCGCCAGGGCGCCCAGATCCAGCTCGTCACCACGATCCTCAAGTTCGTGCCGCTCGCGATCGTCGCGATCGTCGGCCTGTTCTTCGTCGACGCGGACAACCTGACCCCGTTCGCCCCGCACGGCACGTGGTCGGCCCTGTCGGCCGCCGCGCCGCTGACGATGTGGGCCTTCATCGGCCTGGAGTCCGCCACGGTCGCCGCCGAGGAGGTCAAGGACCCCGAGAGGAACATCCCGCGCGCCACGATCTACGGCACCCTGGCCGCCACCGTGGTCTACCTGCTGTCGACCGTCGTCGTCATGGGCGTGATCCCGGCGGGCACGCTCGCGAGCTCGACCAGCCCGTTCGCCGACGCCGCCGGCGTGATGTTCGGCGGGGCCTGGACGAAGGTCGTCGCGCTCGTCGCCATCGCCGCCACGTTCGGCGCCCTCAACGGCTGGATCCTGCTGCAGGGTCGCGTGCCGCTCGCCGCCGCGCAGGACGGGCTCTTCCCGGCCGTCTTCGCCAAGGTGCACGGCAAGAACCAGACGCCGGTGGTGGGCCTGGTGATCTCGTCCGCCCTGCTGAGCGGCCTGATGCTCATGAACTACACGGACGGCCTGGTCAGCGCCTTCACGTTCGTGACCCTGCTGGCCACCCTGACCACCCTCGTCCCGTACGCCTACTCGGCCGCGGCCCAGGCGCACCTGCTCGTCACGGAGCCCGAGCTCTTCGACAGGAAGCACTTCGCCCGCGACCTGACCGTCGCCGCCTTCGCCTTCCTGTACTCGGCCTGGGCGATCGCCGGCGCCGGCGACGACATCGTCACCAAGGGCTTCATGCTCCTGCTGGCGGGCATCCCGGTGTACGTCGGGATGAAGTGGATGCAGCACCGGGCCGCCGCGAAGCACCACGAGGTGCTGATCGGCACGCCCCCCGCGGACGACCCGCACGCCCTGCCGCCGACGCCCGCCGCGGGCTCCGCGGCCCCGGCGCCCGCGACCGCGACCGCGACCGACCCGGCCGGTCACGCGGCCGGAGGGACGGGAGCGCTGACGGCATGA
- a CDS encoding bifunctional aminoglycoside phosphotransferase/ATP-binding protein codes for MTARPATAMAPPAGPSSLDDVAAAVAAAAGTPAEALERIDTHMSAVLLTADRAYKVGRARSFGFADHRTLAARRRACHAEIARNRVLAPDLYLGVRGVARTADGPRLTAGDDPDAFEVVVEMRRFAAADTLAAHAQRGPLPDPELEAVAERVARYHRGARRVAAAEDVPGACAHVLRLLDDDADELAALLDAADDRAALHRVQRRLRAYVRDHGELLAERAAGGWIRALHGDLRAEHVLLGEDGVRVVDALAFADDLREVDVADELAFLAMDLETCGAGEAAPRLLGAYRRHGGDPGPATLRALYAAHRACVRAKVAALRGDVDGPDRAAEVARGRLALAERHAWRTHGPRAYVLAGPSGSGKSLLADRLARRTGIPVLSSDVLRKAAAGLAPTEHAPDALYAPAVTAATYAELGRRAAARLEEGESVVVDATSLTRAHRRALAAAMPGEAHRTIHVVCDAPAPVLRRRVAARAAAPGSASDATLPVLEAQLRAREPLDEVPAARVVPLRTDAPVEAVLDRLAAALDA; via the coding sequence ATGACCGCCCGTCCCGCGACCGCGATGGCGCCGCCCGCCGGCCCGTCCTCGCTCGACGACGTGGCCGCGGCGGTCGCCGCCGCGGCCGGGACGCCGGCCGAGGCCCTCGAGCGGATCGACACCCACATGTCGGCGGTCCTCCTGACCGCCGACCGGGCGTACAAGGTGGGGCGCGCCCGGTCCTTCGGCTTCGCCGACCACCGCACGCTCGCCGCCCGCAGGCGGGCGTGCCACGCGGAGATCGCGCGCAACCGCGTCCTCGCCCCCGACCTGTACCTGGGCGTGCGCGGCGTCGCACGGACCGCCGACGGGCCGCGCCTGACCGCCGGCGACGACCCCGACGCGTTCGAGGTCGTCGTCGAGATGCGGCGGTTCGCCGCGGCCGACACGCTCGCCGCGCACGCGCAGCGCGGGCCGCTGCCCGACCCCGAGCTGGAGGCCGTCGCCGAGCGGGTCGCCCGCTACCACCGCGGCGCCCGCCGCGTCGCGGCGGCCGAGGACGTGCCCGGCGCCTGCGCCCACGTCCTCCGGCTCCTGGACGACGACGCCGACGAGCTCGCCGCCCTGCTCGACGCGGCCGACGACCGGGCGGCCCTGCACCGGGTGCAGCGCCGGCTGCGGGCGTACGTCCGCGACCACGGCGAGCTGCTCGCCGAGCGGGCGGCCGGCGGCTGGATCCGCGCGCTGCACGGCGACCTGCGCGCGGAGCACGTGCTGCTCGGCGAGGACGGCGTGCGCGTGGTCGACGCGCTCGCGTTCGCCGACGACCTGCGCGAGGTCGACGTGGCCGACGAGCTCGCCTTCCTCGCGATGGACCTCGAGACGTGCGGGGCGGGCGAGGCCGCGCCCCGTCTGCTCGGCGCGTACCGGCGCCACGGCGGCGACCCCGGTCCCGCGACGCTCCGCGCGCTCTACGCGGCGCACCGGGCGTGCGTGCGGGCGAAGGTCGCGGCCCTCCGCGGCGACGTCGACGGGCCCGACCGCGCGGCCGAGGTGGCGCGGGGACGGCTGGCCCTGGCCGAGCGGCACGCGTGGCGCACGCACGGCCCGCGCGCCTACGTTCTGGCGGGCCCCTCGGGCAGCGGCAAGAGCCTGCTGGCCGACCGGCTGGCGCGCCGGACCGGCATCCCGGTGCTGTCGAGCGACGTCCTTCGCAAGGCCGCGGCGGGACTGGCGCCGACCGAGCACGCCCCCGACGCCCTGTACGCGCCGGCGGTGACCGCCGCGACGTACGCCGAGCTCGGCCGCCGCGCCGCGGCGCGGCTGGAGGAGGGGGAGAGCGTGGTCGTGGACGCCACGTCCCTGACGCGCGCGCACCGCCGCGCGCTCGCGGCGGCCATGCCCGGCGAGGCCCACCGCACGATCCACGTGGTCTGCGACGCGCCGGCGCCCGTGCTGCGCCGCCGGGTCGCGGCCCGCGCTGCCGCCCCCGGCTCGGCGTCCGACGCGACGCTCCCGGTCCTGGAGGCGCAGCTGCGCGCCCGCGAGCCGCTCGACGAGGTGCCGGCCGCGCGCGTGGTGCCGCTGCGCACCGACGCGCCCGTCGAGGCCGTCCTGGACCGGCTGGCCGCGGCGCTCGACGCGTGA
- a CDS encoding VIT1/CCC1 transporter family protein produces MTGRGPTAGWPARRHVERHRSGRANWLRAAVLGANDGIVSTASLLLGVAGSGAGRSAVLTAGLAGMAAGAFSMAAGEYVSVSSQRDTEAADIALEARELADDPAGELDELTALQRERGLPPELARRVAEALTERDALAAHVRDELGLADARRARPLQAAGSSAVAFAAGAALPLAAALTAHVLAIVAVACVALAVLGALGARLGGAPAGVAALRVAAWGVAAMAATYGIGALVGGV; encoded by the coding sequence ATGACCGGGCGCGGACCGACGGCCGGGTGGCCGGCGCGACGGCACGTCGAACGGCACCGGTCGGGGCGCGCGAACTGGCTGCGCGCGGCGGTGCTGGGCGCCAACGACGGCATCGTCTCGACCGCCAGCCTGCTGCTCGGCGTGGCGGGCTCCGGCGCCGGCCGCAGCGCCGTCCTGACGGCCGGCCTGGCCGGTATGGCCGCCGGCGCGTTCTCCATGGCCGCCGGCGAGTACGTCTCGGTCAGCTCGCAGCGCGACACCGAGGCCGCGGACATCGCGCTCGAGGCGCGGGAGCTGGCGGACGACCCGGCCGGCGAGCTCGACGAGCTCACGGCGCTGCAGCGCGAGCGGGGGCTGCCGCCCGAGCTGGCGCGCCGGGTCGCCGAGGCGCTCACCGAGCGCGATGCCCTCGCGGCGCACGTGCGGGACGAGCTCGGTCTGGCGGACGCCCGGCGGGCCCGGCCGCTGCAGGCCGCCGGCTCGTCGGCGGTCGCGTTCGCCGCGGGGGCCGCGCTGCCCCTCGCCGCCGCACTGACGGCGCACGTGCTGGCGATCGTCGCCGTGGCCTGCGTCGCCCTCGCGGTGCTCGGCGCCCTGGGGGCCCGGCTCGGCGGGGCGCCGGCCGGCGTCGCCGCGCTGCGCGTGGCGGCGTGGGGGGTCGCGGCGATGGCCGCGACCTACGGGATCGGGGCGCTCGTCGGCGGCGTCTGA
- the nudC gene encoding NAD(+) diphosphatase translates to MPEPNALTGAQIDRAADRRRRDQGWLDAQQRDPAARALLLGDAGVRASGAALDLVPLADVLPADAEAVLLGLDDAGPLFVVDEDPPPAGRRAALVGAGGMRGEPAPQAAGRIGLRAVAQELARGDGGLVAYAAALLNWHRATRHCAVCGSPTGLAEGGMARSCPVCGTVHHPRTDPVVIMLVTDGDRVLLGRQAVWPARRYSALAGFVSPGESLEEAVAREVLEEVGVRVGPPAYRSSQPWPFPFSLMVGFEVPYAAGAIAGTDDELEDARWFGRDEVLAAVEEDAWDEEAPGDGLLLPPRSAIARRLVEDWARR, encoded by the coding sequence ATGCCCGAGCCCAACGCGCTGACCGGCGCGCAGATCGACCGAGCCGCCGACCGTCGCCGCCGCGACCAGGGGTGGCTCGACGCCCAGCAGCGCGATCCGGCGGCGCGGGCGCTGCTCCTCGGCGACGCGGGAGTGCGCGCGTCCGGGGCCGCGCTCGACCTCGTGCCGCTGGCCGACGTGCTGCCCGCGGACGCCGAGGCCGTGCTGCTGGGCCTGGACGACGCGGGGCCCCTGTTCGTCGTCGACGAGGACCCCCCGCCGGCCGGCCGGCGCGCCGCGCTCGTCGGCGCGGGCGGCATGCGGGGCGAGCCCGCGCCCCAGGCCGCGGGCCGCATCGGCCTGCGGGCGGTGGCGCAGGAGCTCGCGCGGGGGGACGGCGGGCTCGTCGCCTACGCGGCGGCGCTGCTGAACTGGCACCGCGCCACGCGGCACTGCGCGGTCTGCGGCTCCCCGACCGGCCTGGCCGAGGGCGGCATGGCCCGCTCCTGCCCGGTCTGCGGGACGGTGCACCACCCCCGGACCGACCCCGTCGTGATCATGCTCGTGACCGACGGCGACCGCGTGCTGCTGGGCCGCCAGGCCGTCTGGCCGGCGCGCCGCTACTCCGCGCTGGCGGGCTTCGTCTCGCCCGGGGAGAGCCTGGAGGAGGCCGTCGCGCGCGAGGTCCTGGAGGAGGTCGGCGTGCGCGTCGGCCCGCCGGCCTACCGCTCGTCGCAGCCGTGGCCGTTCCCGTTCTCGCTCATGGTGGGCTTCGAGGTGCCGTACGCGGCGGGCGCGATCGCCGGCACGGACGACGAGCTGGAGGACGCGCGCTGGTTCGGGCGCGACGAGGTGCTCGCGGCGGTCGAGGAGGACGCCTGGGACGAGGAGGCGCCGGGCGACGGGCTGCTGCTGCCCCCGCGGTCCGCGATCGCCCGCCGCCTGGTCGAGGACTGGGCGCGGCGCTGA